The Scomber scombrus chromosome 22, fScoSco1.1, whole genome shotgun sequence genome has a window encoding:
- the atp23 gene encoding mitochondrial inner membrane protease ATP23 homolog, whose protein sequence is MDQTKQEEEYGYDLFPDRKGGKYKKGSIAESLFTFNNKCQVMLQFAVETSPYAKLLLNAMKSSGCKVFKDRHFSCEDCDGAVSGGFDATSSQIVLCQNNIHQQSHMNRVVTHELIHAFDHCRAHVDWFNNFRHLACSEVRAANLSGDCSFSNEVARFNFGLKEHHKECVRGRALRSILAVRKVSREEAEKIVDEVFDTCFNDHAPFGRIPHSKKDAKFANRDYENRDRYYANL, encoded by the exons ATGGACCAGACTAAACAAGAGGAGGAATATGGATACGATTTATTCCCGgataggaaaggagggaagtaCAAGAAGGGCTCAATCGCAGAGAGCCTGTTCACTTTCAATAACAAGTGTCAGGTCATGTTACAGTTCGCAGTGGAAACTA GTCCATATGCCAAACTCCTCCTTAATGCCATGAAGAGTTCAGGATG CAAGGTGTTCAAAGACCGACATTTCTCCTGTGAAGATTGTGACGGCGCGGTCAGTGGTGGCTTCGATGCAACTTCCTCTCAA ATCGTTTTGTGTCAGAACAACATCCACCAGCAGTCCCATATGAACCGAGTGGTCACACACGAGCTCATCCATGCCTTCGACCACTGCCGGGCCCACGTGGACTGGTTCAACAACTTCAGACACCTGGCTTGTTCTGAG GTTCGAGCAGCTAACCTCAGTGGAGACTGTTCCTTCAGTAATGAAGTTGCGAGATTCAACTTTGGCCTGAAGGAGCATCATAAG GAGTGTGTGCGTGGCCGTGCCCTTCGCTCCATCCTGGCCGTGAGGAAAGTTAGCCGAGAGGAGGCGGAGAAAATAGTCGACGAGGTCTTCGACACGTGTTTTAACGACCACGCGCCGTTCGGTCGAATCCCGCACAGCAAGAAGGATGCCAAGTTTGCTAACAGAGATTACGAGAACAGAGATCGATATTATGCAAACCTTTAG